The Candidatus Baltobacteraceae bacterium genome has a window encoding:
- a CDS encoding J domain-containing protein: MNFRDYYTVLGVPKNAAEKDIKSAYRKLARKWHPDANPNNQHEAEEKFKEISEAYEVLGDPEKRKKYDMLGPNWQEAARQAEQQRRYRSAGQEFEFNFGPGGAGAPGGPSGFSDFFDMFFSGIGRRQTTQSTGFPQRGQDLETTIELGLRDVYDGGKKAVSLQVEDICTRCRGTGTESGHLCIQCHGTGHVLVNKKFEVSIPKGIGDGQRIRLAGQGGAGLNGGPAGDLYLIVKLNDDPTYRRKGDDLYVDLPVSIYDLLLGGDVKVPTLSGQVAMTIPEGTQNNRLLRLSGRGMPRVKGGGTGDQYVRLIGQLPQNLNDKEKKLFKELAALRNGKR; this comes from the coding sequence ATGAACTTTAGGGATTACTACACGGTCCTAGGCGTTCCGAAGAATGCGGCTGAGAAAGATATCAAGTCCGCGTACCGTAAGCTCGCGCGCAAGTGGCACCCCGATGCCAATCCGAATAATCAGCACGAGGCCGAAGAGAAGTTCAAGGAAATTTCCGAGGCCTATGAAGTGCTCGGCGATCCCGAGAAGCGCAAAAAGTACGACATGCTCGGCCCGAATTGGCAAGAGGCCGCGCGTCAAGCCGAGCAGCAGCGCCGCTATCGCAGCGCCGGTCAAGAGTTCGAGTTCAACTTTGGACCGGGCGGCGCCGGTGCTCCCGGCGGCCCCAGCGGGTTCTCGGATTTTTTCGACATGTTCTTTTCGGGAATCGGACGGCGTCAAACGACGCAGAGCACCGGCTTCCCGCAGCGCGGCCAAGATCTCGAAACCACCATCGAGCTCGGACTGCGCGACGTGTACGACGGCGGGAAGAAAGCGGTTTCGCTTCAGGTTGAAGACATTTGCACGCGTTGCCGCGGGACCGGTACGGAAAGCGGACACCTGTGCATACAGTGCCACGGCACCGGCCACGTTCTCGTCAATAAGAAATTTGAGGTATCGATTCCCAAAGGCATCGGCGACGGCCAGCGCATCCGGCTCGCGGGACAAGGGGGCGCAGGTCTCAACGGTGGACCGGCCGGTGACCTGTATCTCATCGTAAAGCTGAACGACGATCCCACCTACCGGCGTAAGGGCGACGACCTTTACGTCGACCTGCCCGTGAGCATCTACGATTTGCTGCTCGGCGGCGACGTCAAGGTTCCCACTTTGAGCGGTCAAGTCGCGATGACGATCCCGGAAGGGACGCAGAACAACCGTTTACTGCGTCTGTCGGGCCGCGGTATGCCGCGCGTCAAGGGCGGCGGCACCGGCGATCAGTACGTTCGGCTGATCGGCCAGCTCCCGCAAAATCTCAACGACAAAGAGAAGAAGCTTTTCAAGGAACTTGCGGCGCTTCGTAACGGAAAGCGATAG
- a CDS encoding nucleotide exchange factor GrpE, producing MFDDQVLRTEAGEALIDEPDSNAPTLQDSLEEQLAAERARADDNYNKFLLAMADFENYKKRMQRDIDSIVTSHRRMLLERFLPVLDNLERALQAGAGDGLRGGIEQTLKGFEALLAGEGVRQIEVKGKPFDPRVAEAIGTTAATNGTDDDTVVEVAQKGYSIGEELLRPAKVIVAKHDA from the coding sequence ATGTTTGACGACCAAGTTTTAAGAACTGAGGCGGGCGAAGCGTTAATCGACGAACCCGATTCGAACGCGCCCACGCTCCAGGACTCGCTCGAAGAGCAGCTCGCGGCCGAACGGGCGCGCGCCGACGACAACTACAATAAGTTCTTGCTCGCGATGGCCGACTTCGAGAACTATAAGAAGCGGATGCAGCGCGACATCGATTCCATCGTGACCTCGCACCGCCGCATGCTGCTCGAGCGCTTCTTGCCCGTCCTGGATAATCTGGAACGAGCACTGCAGGCCGGCGCCGGCGACGGTTTGCGCGGCGGAATCGAGCAAACCCTCAAAGGCTTTGAAGCGCTGCTCGCCGGCGAAGGCGTTCGCCAGATCGAGGTCAAGGGCAAGCCGTTCGATCCGCGCGTCGCCGAAGCGATCGGTACGACCGCGGCGACCAACGGCACCGACGACGACACGGTCGTCGAAGTCGCTCAAAAGGGATACTCGATCGGCGAGGAGCTCTTGCGTCCCGCTAAGGTCATCGTTGCCAAACACGACGCATGA